One genomic region from Marinobacter szutsaonensis encodes:
- a CDS encoding DEAD/DEAH box helicase, producing the protein MTSDPKHTGDLKFSDLNLDKRLLDAITNIGFEYCTPIQAETLPWTLACEDLIGQAQTGTGKTAAFLITAIQTLLETPIPEKDRFASEPRVLALAPTRELAMQIAKDAEQLCQYTGHNVVTVVGGMNYDKQRDQLQNEIVDILVATPGRLIDFLGSQDVFLDQVDILILDEADRMLDMGFIPDVKRIIRKCTPKDDRQTLLFSATFNQDVLNLASMWTSNAEFVEIEPEQKTAERVEQTVYLLGEDEKLQVLVNYLKRPEVEKAIVFANRRDQCRDLEEDLKNQGVKVSLMSGEIAQNKRLRTLDQFKKGNIQVLVATDVAGRGIHVNGVTHVFNYNLPDNAEDYVHRIGRTGRAGSKGVSISLAGEDDSFTLPAIETYINQKLKTEVPDDTLRAPLEQPAITRKRGGRRSGGGGRPQGGRGGSQRQRRN; encoded by the coding sequence ATGACATCTGACCCAAAACACACCGGCGATCTGAAGTTCAGTGATCTGAACCTCGACAAACGCCTGCTGGACGCCATCACCAACATCGGATTTGAATACTGCACACCGATCCAGGCAGAAACACTGCCGTGGACACTGGCCTGTGAAGACCTGATTGGCCAGGCCCAGACCGGCACCGGCAAAACCGCGGCATTCCTGATCACCGCTATCCAGACACTGCTGGAAACACCGATTCCCGAGAAAGACCGCTTCGCTTCCGAGCCCCGTGTACTGGCGCTGGCGCCGACCCGGGAACTGGCGATGCAGATTGCCAAGGATGCCGAGCAGCTGTGCCAGTACACCGGCCACAATGTTGTCACCGTCGTTGGCGGCATGAACTATGACAAGCAGCGGGACCAGCTCCAGAATGAAATCGTGGACATCCTGGTAGCCACCCCGGGCCGGTTGATCGACTTCCTGGGTTCCCAGGACGTCTTCCTGGATCAGGTGGACATCCTGATCCTCGACGAAGCTGACCGGATGCTGGATATGGGCTTCATCCCCGACGTGAAGCGCATTATCCGCAAGTGCACCCCCAAGGACGACCGCCAGACCCTGCTGTTCAGTGCCACCTTCAACCAGGACGTACTCAACCTGGCATCCATGTGGACCAGCAACGCCGAGTTTGTCGAAATCGAGCCGGAGCAGAAGACCGCCGAAAGGGTCGAACAGACCGTCTACCTGCTGGGTGAGGATGAAAAGCTGCAGGTACTGGTCAATTACCTGAAACGCCCGGAAGTGGAAAAGGCCATCGTCTTCGCCAACCGCCGGGACCAGTGCCGGGACCTCGAGGAAGACCTGAAGAACCAGGGGGTCAAGGTCTCTCTGATGTCCGGTGAGATCGCCCAGAACAAACGCCTGCGCACCCTCGACCAGTTCAAGAAAGGCAATATCCAGGTACTGGTCGCCACCGACGTGGCGGGCCGGGGTATTCACGTCAACGGCGTCACCCACGTGTTCAACTACAACCTGCCGGACAACGCGGAAGACTATGTGCACCGCATTGGCCGGACCGGGCGCGCGGGAAGCAAAGGCGTATCTATCAGCCTGGCCGGCGAGGACGACTCGTTCACCCTCCCGGCGATCGAGACCTACATTAACCAGAAGCTGAAAACCGAAGTTCCCGACGATACCCTGAGAGCCCCCCTGGAACAGCCGGCGATCACCCGCAAACGCGGTGGCCGACGCAGCGGTGGCGGCGGACGTCCCCAGGGCGGTCGCGGCGGCTCCCAGCGCCAGCGCAGGAACTGA
- a CDS encoding elongation factor P hydroxylase, with the protein MNHSPNDLIMLFNDLFREPFRTILVKGGSEPEYLPADGPSGLARVVFAHGYYASALHEISHWCIAGEHRRTLHDYGYWYCPDGRTPEQQRAFEQVEVKPQAQEWLFSVAAGTRFHISVDNLSGEGACDEQQFRANVLAQAERYLAEGLPPRGQQFFDSLKSFYGTTPDFDSAWQQDVQRLVPPNSLSDRVRNTETV; encoded by the coding sequence ATGAATCACAGTCCAAACGATCTTATCATGCTGTTCAATGACCTGTTCCGGGAGCCATTCCGGACGATTCTGGTCAAGGGCGGCTCAGAACCCGAGTATCTGCCCGCTGACGGACCGTCCGGTCTGGCCCGGGTCGTGTTCGCTCACGGTTATTATGCCAGTGCATTACATGAAATAAGTCATTGGTGTATCGCCGGTGAGCATCGCCGCACACTTCACGACTACGGCTACTGGTACTGCCCGGATGGTCGCACTCCGGAACAACAGCGGGCCTTTGAGCAGGTTGAGGTCAAACCCCAGGCCCAGGAATGGTTGTTTTCAGTGGCTGCCGGTACACGCTTTCACATCAGCGTGGACAACCTCTCCGGCGAAGGGGCCTGCGACGAACAGCAGTTCCGTGCCAATGTCCTGGCACAGGCCGAGCGTTACCTGGCCGAGGGGTTACCGCCCCGGGGGCAGCAATTTTTTGATTCACTGAAGAGTTTTTACGGAACCACCCCGGACTTCGACAGCGCCTGGCAACAGGACGTGCAACGCCTGGTTCCACCCAATTCGCTTTCCGACAGAGTAAGGAATACAGAAACTGTATGA
- the dsbD gene encoding protein-disulfide reductase DsbD, producing MTNPSFADRVHPTAFTIVFFLATCLALFASPAHALGSSGSSLFGGGNDFLPVDEALPFNYTTDQGAVTLNWNITPGHYLYQNRVAVSSVTDGVTVGDPSFSLQGETTTDEFFGEVTVFYEPVEARVPVTLPEGIREATLEVTYQGCAEAGLCYPPQTREVLYYPGGDDAGPATTASSGSTAGTSGSSASGGPAGSVDTNSATGLAGFLSEQSVLVIAGLFFLLGLGLTFTPCVLPMVPIISTLVSGHNTRTTGHALMLSGSYVLGMALTYAAAGVVTGLLGASFNLQAQLQSPWVLGVFATLFVVFALSMFDLFEIQLPRFIRDPLNNASHKLTGSRVAGIFGIGALSALIVSPCVSAPLAGSLLYISTTQNAVTGGIALFALGLGMGVPLILVAVGGRKLLPTSGHWMTAVKHFYGVMLLAVAIWLVERLVPAWVALTLWGLLIAITGVQLGAFDAAKAGWQRTRKGLGLVMFAYGLALLAGAIGGANDPLRPLAPFTVASSAPSVQAAASHAEFQRVEEPAEIRRLLQAARDRNQPVMLDFYADWCISCKVMERNVFSDAQVGQALSSYTLLQIDMTRNTPEQQALLNELGLFGPPAILFYQSNGEELRDRRILGEMDKREFLTHLDGLPIRT from the coding sequence ATGACAAACCCGAGCTTTGCCGACCGCGTTCACCCGACAGCCTTCACCATTGTTTTCTTCCTGGCCACCTGCCTGGCCCTGTTCGCCTCCCCGGCCCATGCCCTTGGCAGTTCCGGTTCCAGCCTGTTCGGTGGCGGCAATGACTTCCTTCCTGTCGACGAGGCGCTTCCGTTCAACTACACCACGGATCAGGGCGCGGTTACCCTGAACTGGAACATCACGCCCGGTCACTATCTTTACCAGAACCGCGTTGCTGTCAGTTCAGTCACCGACGGCGTCACGGTGGGGGATCCATCCTTCTCTTTGCAGGGCGAAACCACCACCGACGAATTCTTTGGGGAAGTCACTGTTTTCTATGAGCCCGTGGAAGCACGCGTGCCGGTCACCCTGCCCGAAGGGATTCGCGAGGCAACACTCGAGGTCACCTATCAGGGCTGCGCCGAAGCAGGATTATGCTACCCGCCCCAGACCCGGGAGGTGCTGTATTACCCCGGCGGGGACGATGCCGGTCCAGCCACGACTGCGTCATCCGGCTCCACCGCTGGCACGTCCGGATCTTCGGCCTCCGGCGGGCCGGCCGGTTCCGTCGATACAAATTCTGCCACGGGCCTTGCGGGATTCCTCTCGGAGCAGTCTGTGCTGGTCATTGCCGGCCTGTTCTTTCTGCTGGGCCTGGGCCTGACCTTTACCCCCTGCGTCCTGCCCATGGTGCCGATCATCTCCACCCTGGTGTCAGGCCATAATACCCGCACCACCGGCCATGCCCTGATGCTCTCGGGAAGTTACGTCCTGGGTATGGCGCTGACCTACGCCGCTGCCGGCGTGGTGACCGGATTGCTGGGGGCGAGCTTCAACCTTCAGGCCCAACTGCAGTCCCCGTGGGTCCTCGGTGTCTTTGCCACGCTGTTCGTGGTGTTTGCGCTGTCCATGTTTGACCTGTTCGAGATCCAGCTCCCGCGTTTCATCCGGGACCCCCTCAATAACGCCAGCCACAAGCTGACCGGCTCCAGGGTAGCGGGTATTTTTGGCATAGGAGCCCTGTCGGCACTGATCGTTTCACCCTGTGTCTCGGCACCACTGGCGGGCAGCCTGCTGTACATTTCCACTACCCAGAATGCAGTGACCGGCGGTATCGCCCTGTTTGCGCTCGGTCTGGGCATGGGTGTCCCGCTAATCCTGGTTGCGGTTGGCGGTCGCAAGCTGCTGCCTACCAGCGGCCACTGGATGACGGCGGTCAAGCACTTCTACGGGGTGATGCTGCTGGCGGTGGCTATCTGGCTGGTAGAGCGACTGGTTCCGGCCTGGGTGGCGTTGACCCTGTGGGGTTTGCTGATCGCCATCACCGGGGTCCAACTCGGCGCCTTTGACGCCGCCAAGGCCGGCTGGCAGCGCACCCGCAAGGGGCTGGGGCTGGTCATGTTCGCTTATGGCCTGGCACTGCTTGCCGGGGCCATCGGTGGCGCCAACGATCCCCTCAGACCCCTGGCGCCGTTTACCGTCGCTTCGTCGGCACCTTCAGTTCAGGCGGCCGCCAGCCACGCCGAATTCCAGCGGGTCGAGGAGCCGGCGGAAATCCGGAGATTGTTGCAGGCTGCCCGGGACCGGAATCAACCGGTCATGCTCGACTTCTATGCGGACTGGTGTATCTCCTGCAAAGTGATGGAGCGCAACGTCTTCAGCGATGCCCAGGTTGGCCAGGCTCTGTCATCCTATACCCTGTTACAAATCGACATGACCCGGAATACACCCGAGCAACAGGCCTTGCTGAACGAACTTGGCCTGTTCGGTCCACCGGCGATCCTGTTCTACCAGAGCAACGGTGAGGAACTCCGGGACCGGCGAATCCTCGGCGAGATGGACAAGCGGGAATTCCTGACCCATCTCGACGGGTTACCGATCCGTACCTGA
- the tusA gene encoding sulfurtransferase TusA, translated as MTATEFDAELDARGLFCPEPVMMLHNRIHDVEPGGVLRVVATDPSTTRDIPRFCQFLGHELLSQEEQQGEFVYLIRRGG; from the coding sequence TTGACGGCCACTGAATTTGACGCCGAACTTGATGCCCGGGGCCTGTTCTGTCCGGAGCCGGTGATGATGCTCCACAATCGCATCCATGATGTAGAACCAGGCGGTGTGTTGCGGGTGGTGGCGACCGATCCGTCCACCACCCGGGATATTCCCCGTTTCTGCCAGTTCCTCGGCCACGAACTACTCAGCCAGGAGGAACAGCAGGGGGAATTTGTCTATCTGATCCGTCGTGGCGGGTGA
- a CDS encoding antibiotic biosynthesis monooxygenase family protein produces MIRVLIERHIAESLEEAYEQRARLVLQQAVAAPGFISGETLVDSHDPNHRITLANWRSEADWDRWYRSEERKELMTELVPMMDKDEAITVLQQNAI; encoded by the coding sequence ATGATACGGGTTTTGATCGAACGCCACATCGCCGAATCCCTGGAAGAAGCCTATGAACAGCGGGCCCGACTGGTGCTGCAGCAGGCAGTGGCGGCACCGGGTTTCATCTCCGGTGAGACCCTGGTTGACAGCCACGACCCCAACCACCGGATCACCCTGGCCAACTGGCGATCGGAAGCTGACTGGGACCGCTGGTACCGTTCCGAGGAACGCAAGGAACTGATGACAGAGCTGGTTCCCATGATGGACAAGGATGAAGCCATTACGGTTCTTCAGCAAAACGCGATCTGA
- the rlmM gene encoding 23S rRNA (cytidine(2498)-2'-O)-methyltransferase RlmM translates to MEQILAFCRPGFEAEAGRELTDFAMESGLYGFFEPARGEGIVWFSLPGPEPAEELLARVSLENLVFVRDWLVVLGRLELPAEDRVGAVISGLRQLEGGMPECARVEIRLPENNVDKDLGNFARKWVAPLSKGLRGAGLLKAVEAETLARLEIFLPDFSQAVVGYSLRDNRARFVGGIPRLRLPASAPSRSALKLEEAWKVFLPPEQELDYLGGGKKAADLGAAPGGWTWQLVRQGMLVTAVDNGPMDPDLMASGQVEHVRADGYSWRPKRGIDWMVCDIVDQPRKTARLAVDWVGSGLCRFTVFNLKLPMKKRYEEWLICREIIEEGLAQAGVGFRLRARHLYHDREEITCFIERTG, encoded by the coding sequence ATGGAACAGATTCTCGCATTCTGTAGGCCCGGCTTCGAGGCAGAGGCGGGGCGTGAACTCACCGATTTCGCGATGGAATCCGGCTTGTACGGCTTTTTTGAACCGGCCAGGGGCGAGGGCATTGTCTGGTTTTCCCTGCCCGGACCGGAGCCGGCGGAAGAGTTGTTGGCCAGGGTCAGTCTGGAGAATCTGGTGTTTGTCCGGGATTGGCTGGTGGTCCTTGGCCGGCTGGAGCTGCCGGCGGAAGACCGGGTTGGAGCGGTGATTTCAGGCCTTCGGCAGCTTGAGGGAGGCATGCCGGAGTGCGCACGGGTGGAAATCCGTTTACCAGAGAACAACGTCGACAAAGACCTGGGCAACTTCGCCCGCAAATGGGTGGCGCCACTGTCCAAGGGGCTGCGCGGCGCGGGACTGCTCAAGGCCGTGGAAGCAGAGACCCTCGCCCGGTTGGAGATCTTTCTGCCGGATTTCAGCCAGGCGGTGGTCGGGTACAGCCTGCGGGATAACCGGGCCCGGTTCGTCGGCGGCATTCCTCGGCTTCGGCTGCCTGCATCTGCTCCGAGTCGCTCGGCGCTGAAGCTGGAAGAGGCCTGGAAGGTGTTCCTGCCCCCTGAACAGGAGCTGGATTACCTTGGGGGTGGAAAGAAAGCCGCTGACCTTGGTGCCGCGCCCGGTGGCTGGACCTGGCAGCTGGTGCGCCAGGGCATGCTGGTGACCGCGGTCGACAACGGCCCCATGGATCCGGATCTGATGGCCTCCGGTCAGGTTGAGCATGTGCGTGCTGACGGATACAGCTGGCGGCCCAAGCGCGGAATCGACTGGATGGTCTGCGATATCGTGGATCAGCCGAGAAAGACAGCGCGTCTGGCGGTGGATTGGGTCGGCTCGGGGTTATGCCGGTTCACCGTGTTCAACCTGAAATTGCCCATGAAAAAACGCTATGAGGAGTGGCTGATCTGCCGGGAGATCATCGAGGAAGGTCTGGCACAGGCGGGCGTCGGCTTCCGGCTCCGTGCCCGCCACCTGTACCATGACCGGGAAGAGATCACCTGTTTTATCGAGCGCACTGGCTGA
- a CDS encoding diguanylate cyclase: protein MPLLTRLMSAAMICCLSALAWADQPGATGQCPVLDVTDDSARHHLMDYVCYHSAEPDDAAHRAESPQDLPESLAWTPANGHDLVFSHTQSVYWLKLQLNNSGSTRGLWYLKLDYPLLDEVTFWTSTRDGTSRKLATGDQYPFASRGIDYRYFLLPVTLGAQEPLQVTIRIRSSGALNVPLSLETPAEVIATSNDLTLTHGLFYGALAIFAAFNLLLFFSSRTVYYFYNAFYMGAMGLFLFAMGGFANQYFWPESAGFANTSIPLALGLCALAMTLFGRSFLEVRPYTLANTTLKVQAWLCIVFLALTFILPYNKTIILNTVLALSVIASLLISAGIRWRQGYQPAIWYLLSWMVMLAGALIYALAAFGYLADFLARESLMQVTIGGQVILLNYATVQRWRLLNQKLLEVEHKARTQLEFKVHERTSQLRNAMRELEKANRKLAALSLNDPLTGLYNRRHLDNILPELCAEARRTGQPLTLALIDADRFKAVNDTWGHGFGDTCLQLIADILSRHVKRPRDIAIRFGGEEFAVLLPGADIEGARKVCQAILDDLRNTPLDTPDGRTLTMTLSAGVAQLTTPEDQSALFHRADDALYQAKASGRDRVEIAEQELSDWGAPATQ, encoded by the coding sequence ATGCCACTCCTGACCCGGCTGATGTCTGCGGCCATGATCTGCTGCCTGTCTGCCCTGGCCTGGGCCGATCAGCCCGGAGCTACGGGTCAATGCCCCGTGCTGGACGTCACAGATGACAGTGCCCGGCACCACCTGATGGACTATGTCTGTTACCACAGCGCCGAACCGGATGACGCCGCCCACCGGGCCGAATCGCCGCAGGACCTGCCGGAATCACTGGCGTGGACACCGGCTAACGGTCATGACCTGGTATTCAGCCATACCCAATCCGTCTACTGGCTGAAGCTGCAACTGAACAATAGCGGTTCAACCCGGGGGCTCTGGTACCTCAAGCTGGATTATCCTCTGCTCGATGAGGTCACATTCTGGACTTCCACCCGCGATGGCACCAGCCGGAAACTGGCAACCGGCGACCAATACCCGTTTGCGTCCAGGGGCATAGATTATCGGTATTTCCTGCTGCCCGTCACCCTCGGAGCCCAGGAACCGCTCCAGGTCACGATCCGCATCCGCAGCAGTGGCGCACTCAACGTCCCCCTGTCTCTGGAAACCCCGGCCGAGGTGATCGCCACCAGCAATGACCTGACCCTGACCCACGGGCTGTTCTATGGTGCGCTGGCAATCTTTGCCGCCTTCAATCTGCTGCTATTCTTCAGTTCCAGAACCGTCTACTACTTCTACAACGCCTTTTATATGGGCGCGATGGGTCTGTTCCTGTTCGCCATGGGCGGTTTTGCCAACCAGTATTTCTGGCCCGAGAGCGCGGGTTTCGCCAACACCTCCATTCCTCTCGCCCTGGGGCTCTGCGCCCTGGCGATGACCCTGTTCGGCCGATCATTCCTGGAAGTCAGGCCGTATACGCTGGCCAACACCACCCTCAAGGTCCAGGCCTGGCTCTGTATCGTCTTTCTGGCCCTGACTTTCATCCTGCCCTACAACAAGACAATCATCCTGAACACGGTTCTGGCGCTGAGTGTCATCGCCAGCCTGCTGATCTCGGCCGGTATCCGCTGGCGCCAGGGCTATCAACCCGCCATCTGGTACCTGCTGTCCTGGATGGTGATGCTGGCCGGCGCCCTCATCTATGCGCTCGCGGCTTTCGGCTATCTTGCCGATTTTCTGGCCCGGGAGTCCCTGATGCAGGTAACCATCGGCGGCCAGGTCATTCTGCTCAACTACGCCACGGTCCAACGCTGGCGCCTGCTGAACCAGAAACTTCTGGAGGTGGAGCACAAGGCCCGCACCCAGCTGGAATTCAAGGTGCACGAACGCACCTCCCAATTGCGTAACGCCATGCGGGAACTGGAGAAAGCCAACCGGAAGCTCGCGGCCCTGAGCCTGAACGATCCGCTGACCGGCCTGTATAACCGCCGGCATCTGGATAACATCCTCCCGGAACTCTGTGCCGAGGCCCGACGAACCGGCCAACCCCTGACTCTTGCCCTGATCGATGCCGACCGGTTCAAGGCCGTAAACGACACCTGGGGCCATGGTTTCGGGGACACCTGTCTGCAGCTGATTGCCGACATCCTCTCGCGTCATGTGAAGCGGCCAAGGGATATTGCCATCCGTTTTGGCGGCGAGGAGTTTGCGGTACTGTTACCCGGCGCCGACATCGAGGGCGCTCGCAAGGTATGCCAGGCGATACTGGATGATCTGAGGAACACGCCGCTGGACACCCCGGACGGCCGAACCCTGACCATGACCCTGAGTGCCGGCGTCGCGCAGCTGACCACCCCGGAGGACCAGAGCGCGCTGTTCCACCGCGCCGACGATGCGCTGTATCAGGCCAAAGCCTCCGGGCGTGACCGGGTAGAGATCGCAGAGCAGGAACTCAGTGATTGGGGCGCACCCGCGACTCAATAA
- a CDS encoding alpha/beta family hydrolase — translation MELIKSNYYENQPKVVLILAHGAGAPADSPFMEELAAALDAEEVAAVRFEFPYMQKRRQDGKKRPPDRQPRLLESFRDVLVRVRAEVGEACPVLIGGKSMGGRMASLLAAEETGIDGVVCFGYPFHPPGKPDNWRVDHFPRIDCPLLVIQGTRDPFGKPEEVTERRRELGACQLVWLEGGNHDFQPLARQAETRQDLIKEAARQVRALIESRVRPNH, via the coding sequence GTGGAATTGATTAAGAGCAATTACTACGAAAATCAGCCAAAAGTCGTACTGATTCTGGCCCATGGTGCCGGCGCACCGGCTGATTCTCCATTCATGGAAGAGCTGGCCGCAGCACTGGATGCCGAAGAAGTCGCGGCGGTGCGGTTCGAGTTTCCATATATGCAGAAGCGTCGGCAGGATGGGAAGAAACGACCACCGGATCGGCAGCCACGACTTCTCGAGAGTTTCCGGGATGTGCTTGTCCGGGTCCGGGCGGAGGTGGGCGAAGCGTGCCCGGTTCTCATCGGTGGCAAATCCATGGGCGGACGAATGGCCAGCCTCCTGGCAGCCGAAGAGACCGGTATCGACGGGGTCGTGTGTTTCGGTTATCCGTTTCATCCTCCGGGTAAACCGGACAACTGGCGCGTCGATCATTTTCCCCGAATTGACTGCCCATTATTGGTGATACAGGGCACCCGGGATCCGTTTGGCAAACCCGAAGAGGTAACTGAGCGTCGAAGGGAGCTCGGCGCCTGCCAGCTGGTGTGGCTGGAGGGAGGCAATCACGACTTCCAGCCGCTGGCCCGTCAGGCCGAAACCCGACAGGACCTGATCAAAGAGGCCGCCCGTCAGGTCCGCGCTCTTATTGAGTCGCGGGTGCGCCCCAATCACTGA
- the ccoN gene encoding cytochrome-c oxidase, cbb3-type subunit I — translation MSTVNANLTYNYKVVRQFAIMTVVWGIVGMAMGVLIAAQLVWPSLNLDLPFTHFGRLRPLHTNAVIFGFGGSALFATSYYVVQRTCQARLISDGLAAFTFWGWQAIIVAAAITLPMGLTSSKEYAELEWPIDIAIAVVWVTYALVFFGTVMKRSTPHIYVANWFYGAFIITVAALHIGNNMALPATAFKSYSAYAGVTDAMMQWWYGHNAVGFFLTAGFLGMMYYFVPKQANRPVYSYRLSIVHFWALIATYVWAGGHHLHYSALPDWAQTAGMVMSLILLAPSWGGMINGMMTLSGAWHKLRTDPILRFLVVSLSFYGMSTFEGPMMSIKTVNALSHNTDWTIGHVHSGALGWVAMISIGAVYHLIPKLWGLQAMYSTALINVHFWLATVGTVLYIVAMWVNGIMQGLMWRAVNEDGTLTYSFVEALEASYPGYFVRFLGGVIFLSGMLIMAYNVYMTVRQKEAVAADNAAAQAA, via the coding sequence ATGAGCACAGTAAATGCAAACCTGACATACAACTACAAGGTGGTGAGACAATTCGCCATCATGACAGTGGTATGGGGTATTGTAGGAATGGCTATGGGTGTGCTGATCGCAGCGCAGCTCGTCTGGCCATCCCTCAACCTCGACCTGCCCTTTACCCACTTCGGCCGGCTCCGGCCGCTGCATACCAACGCCGTCATCTTCGGCTTTGGTGGAAGTGCCTTGTTCGCCACCTCCTATTACGTAGTCCAGCGTACGTGTCAGGCCCGCCTGATCTCGGACGGCCTGGCAGCGTTCACGTTCTGGGGCTGGCAGGCAATCATTGTGGCAGCAGCCATTACCCTGCCAATGGGCCTTACTTCATCCAAGGAATACGCCGAGCTCGAATGGCCGATCGACATCGCTATCGCAGTGGTCTGGGTAACCTACGCCCTTGTCTTCTTCGGTACGGTCATGAAACGCAGCACGCCGCACATCTACGTGGCCAACTGGTTCTACGGCGCCTTCATCATCACCGTTGCGGCTCTGCACATCGGTAACAACATGGCCCTGCCGGCCACCGCCTTCAAATCCTACTCTGCATACGCCGGCGTGACCGACGCCATGATGCAGTGGTGGTATGGCCACAACGCCGTTGGCTTCTTCCTGACCGCCGGCTTCCTGGGCATGATGTACTACTTCGTTCCCAAGCAGGCCAACCGCCCGGTTTACTCCTATCGTCTGTCCATCGTTCACTTCTGGGCGCTGATCGCGACCTACGTATGGGCCGGTGGTCACCACCTGCACTACTCCGCCCTGCCTGACTGGGCCCAGACTGCAGGCATGGTTATGTCCCTGATCCTCCTGGCTCCGTCCTGGGGTGGCATGATCAACGGCATGATGACCCTGTCCGGTGCCTGGCACAAACTGCGTACCGACCCGATCCTGCGTTTCCTGGTGGTTTCCCTGTCCTTCTACGGTATGTCTACCTTCGAAGGCCCGATGATGTCCATCAAGACCGTAAACGCACTGTCCCACAACACTGACTGGACTATCGGCCACGTGCACTCCGGTGCCCTGGGCTGGGTTGCCATGATCAGTATCGGTGCTGTCTACCACCTGATCCCGAAACTCTGGGGTCTGCAGGCCATGTACAGCACGGCTCTGATCAACGTGCACTTCTGGCTGGCTACCGTAGGCACCGTACTCTACATCGTTGCCATGTGGGTTAACGGTATCATGCAGGGCCTGATGTGGCGCGCAGTCAACGAGGACGGCACCCTGACCTACAGCTTCGTGGAAGCTCTGGAAGCCTCCTACCCGGGTTACTTCGTCCGTTTCCTGGGTGGTGTCATCTTCCTCAGCGGCATGCTGATCATGGCTTACAACGTCTACATGACCGTTCGCCAGAAAGAAGCGGTTGCAGCTGATAACGCAGCGGCTCAGGCGGCGTAA
- the ccoO gene encoding cytochrome-c oxidase, cbb3-type subunit II: MKHEIIEKNIGLMIILIILTISGGFLVEVVPLFFLKQTNEPVEGLEPLSALELEGRDIYIREGCHVCHTQQIRPFRAETERYGHYSVAGEFVYDRPFLWGSKRTGPDLARVGGRYSDAWQRQHLYNPRSVVPESNMPAFPWLFENRVDHESIDDRMTTLQTLGVPYTDEQIAAASADIQGKFEIEALVAYLQQLGTVISDKR, from the coding sequence ATGAAACACGAAATTATCGAAAAGAATATTGGTCTGATGATCATCCTGATCATCCTGACCATCAGTGGTGGCTTCCTGGTGGAAGTAGTGCCCCTGTTCTTCCTGAAGCAGACCAACGAGCCGGTCGAGGGCCTCGAGCCGCTCTCCGCTCTGGAACTGGAAGGCCGGGACATCTATATCCGTGAAGGCTGCCATGTGTGCCATACCCAGCAGATCCGTCCGTTCCGTGCGGAAACCGAGCGGTATGGCCACTACTCCGTTGCGGGTGAGTTCGTTTACGACCGCCCGTTCCTGTGGGGCTCAAAGCGTACCGGTCCGGACCTTGCCCGTGTTGGCGGCCGTTATTCCGATGCCTGGCAACGTCAGCATCTTTATAACCCGCGCAGCGTGGTTCCGGAGTCCAACATGCCGGCATTCCCCTGGCTGTTCGAGAACCGTGTCGATCATGAAAGTATCGATGACCGGATGACGACCCTGCAAACACTCGGCGTACCCTACACGGACGAGCAGATTGCCGCTGCGTCCGCCGACATACAGGGTAAATTCGAAATCGAAGCGCTGGTCGCATACCTGCAACAGCTGGGTACTGTGATTTCAGACAAACGGTGA
- a CDS encoding cbb3-type cytochrome c oxidase subunit 3 has protein sequence MDINELRGIHTFLVMAVFLGIVWWAYSAHRKKANDEAAHLPFDDDEVEKRTLEQEKTEKKQ, from the coding sequence ATGGATATCAATGAGCTACGCGGCATTCACACCTTTCTGGTAATGGCGGTATTCCTCGGAATCGTCTGGTGGGCCTACAGCGCCCACCGCAAGAAGGCCAATGACGAAGCGGCACACCTGCCCTTCGACGATGACGAAGTGGAAAAGCGTACTCTCGAACAGGAAAAGACGGAGAAGAAACAATGA